The genomic window CGACGGGCGCGCGTGCTGAGATCGCCCGCGTCGACGGAGAGCTGGCGCGCGGTCTGCTGGCGGAAGTGGTGTCGGCGGAAGCGCTGGCGAAAATCGACCGGCTCGGCCGCGAGCACCGTCATCGCGAACATGTCACGTATTATGCGTATGAATTTCCTGATTTGTTTCAGGCGGTATGGGTGAAAGCGCCGGAGGCGCTTTGCCGGCCGCAGTTCCGCATCACCCTGGATACGGCGGAAGATTATGCGATGCTGTCGCGAGTGGCGAATGCGTTTTACGGCGATCGGCTTGTCGCTGCAGAGACGGTCGTCGCATTTCTGGAACGGCATCCGGAAGTGGCGGCGATCAACGCTCATGTCCGACAAAAACCCGTCGTATAAAAGCTCGGGTAAATGGCTCAAGGTTGGCGAAAGGTGAGGTGTCCAGCTGTGCACTACCGGTGTCTTAAACGCCAGATGCGGGCGGGCGGAAAATACGCGCTTGTTCCGATCCGGGAGGAAGACATGCAGGCGATCCGCATCTGGCGCAACGACCAGATCGACGTTTTGCGCCAGCGGGCGCCTCTGTCGGAAGAAGATCAGCGGCGTTATTACGAGCGGGTCGTCCGGCCTTCGTTCGACGATCCGAAGCCGGACCTTATCCTGTTCAGCTATTTGTTGGACGGCGTGTTGATCGGCTACGGCGGGCTGACGCATATCGACTGGGATGCGGAGCGGGCGGAAGTGTCGTTTTTGTTGGAGACGGCGAGGACGGCCGACGAAAAGCGATACGCTGACGAGTTTGGGATTTTCCTCCGGATGCTGCAAGACGTCGCGTTCGGCGATCTCGGACTGAACCGCCTGTTTGCCGAAACGTACGACATTCGTCCGCATCACGTCGCCGTGCTGGAGCAAAACGGGTTTGAACCGGAAGGGCGCCTTCGGCAACACGTCAAAATTCGGGGGCGATTCGTGGACGCGCTTGTCCACGGCTGTCTGAAAGCGTGGTGGGAACGTGAGCGAAGCGTTCTGGAACGGTAAGCGGGTGTTCGTAAGCGGCGGCGCCGGTGTGATCGGTCGGCCGCTCGTCGAACGGCTGCGGCGATCGGGCGCTTGTCTGTTGGTCGGCGATTTGAGAAAACGCCCGGAGGACTGGCCGGAAGACGTCGCCTACCGTGAGGGCGACTTGAACGAGATGACGATGCGGGAGTTCGAACAGTTCGCTCCGCAAGTCGTGTTCCATCTGGCTGCTGCATTCGAGCGGACGGAGGAGACGGCGGCGTTCTGGGAGGAGAACGAGCGCCATAATGTCCGGCTGAGCGGCCACCTGTTGTCGCTGGCGTCGGGCGCGGCTTCGCTGGAGCGGATCGTGTTCGCTTCGAGTTATCTGGTCTACGACCCATCGCTGTATTTGTTCGAATCGCCGCCGACTGGAGCGCGGGCCCTGTCGGAAGCAGACCGAGTGTTGCCGCGCAATCTGTGCGGCGCGTCCAAGGCGTTCTGCGAAGCGCAGCTCAGGTTCTGGAGAGAACGATGGGCGAAGGCGGGACCAAAGCAGGGAGCCGGGCGGCCGACGGCGGTCAGCGCGCGCATTTTCCGCGTATACGGTTGCGGATCGCGTGACGTAGTGTCGCGGTGGATTCGCGCTGCGCTGCGCGGCGAAACGCTGTCGGTCTACCGGAAGGAAGGGATGTTCGACTATATTTTTGCCGATGATGTGGCGGAAGGATTGATCCGCCTAGCCGAAAGCGGTGTGGAAGGGGAAGTGAATCTCGGTACGGGTTACGCCCGGCGCGTCGCCGATGTGCTCGACGTCCTGCGGGAAATGGTCCCTGGCGTCCGATGGGAAGAAGCGGATGTCGGAGGGCCTTATGAAGCTTCCTGCGCCGACATGAGGCTGTTCGAGCGGTGGACCGGCTGGCGGCCGAGCGTGTCGCTCGAGGAGGGGATGCGTCGCGTGGCGGAATATGAGCGCCGGTTTTTAGCGGGAAACGGACGGACTGCTTCTTGCGCCTATCCTTCGTCGGACAACTGGGCCGTCTTGGTGACGAGCGCTTCCCGCAAGATTCCGCTTGTCCGCTCGCTGCGCGCGGCGCTGCGGGAACTGTCCACAGAGGCAAAAGGCGGCGAGACGCTCCCCATAGGACGCGTGATTGCTGCGGACTGCCACCCCGGTTGCCCAGCGCGGTTCGAGGCGGACGGTTTCTGGGCCATGCCGCGGCTTGAACGGCTGACGATCGACGAGTTCGAGGCGTACTGCCGGGAAAACGGCGTGCGCGCGGTCATTCCGACGCGCGACGGCGAACTTCCGTTTTTTGCAAAATATCGAAACCGGCTGGCGGCTGCCGGCATCGCGGTGATGGTATCGCCGCCGGAAGCAGTCGCGCTTTGCCGCGACAAGCTGATGTTTTACGAACGGCTCGGCGACGAGTTTCCGATTATACCGACAGCGCTTTCAGCCGAAAAGGTCTCTGTGCCGGACGGGACGTTCGTCGTCAAGGAGCGGTTTGGAGCGGGGGGACGTCATGCGCGGATCGGCGTCACCCGCGAGGAAGCGGAGCGCGCCGCTTGCGGCATGGAGTCCCCGATTTTCCAACCTTGCGTGAAAGGCGTTGAGTACAGCGTCGACCTGTATGTAAATGCATCCGGCCGCGCCATCGGTGCTGTCGCCCGCATTCGCGAATACGTTGCCGACGGAGAAGCGCTCGTGACGCGTTCGGTCCGGCATGAACGGCTGGAAGCGTTGTGCCTTCGGTTGGCCGAGCGGATCGGCCTTTACGGCCACGCAGTCGTTCAGGCGATCGAGACGTCTGATGGTTCCTTGCATATTCTGGAATGCAACCCCAGATTCGGCGGCGCTTCGACGCTTGCGGAAGCGTGCGGTCTTCGGTCGTTTCTGTGGTTTTTGACGGAGGCGTTCGTCGGCAAAGCGGTCGATCCGGATGTTTTCGTCCGGTCGGACAAGCAATGGAGACAGGTCAGGGTGGCGATCGATCGATGGGAGACGGTCTAGACGCGCTCGCCGGTCTGCCGGTCGTCGTGTTCGATCTGGACGATACGCTGTATGACGAAATGTCGTACGTCCGCGGCGGGTTTCGCGCGGTGGCCGGTTATTGGGCCGGCGTGACGGGCGGCGACGCAGGGCGGATGTACGCAAGATTGTTGCGTATTCTCGAAGAGGAAGGGCGCGGCCGCGTGCTCGACAAATTTCTAGAAGAAATGGGTAGATATTCACGGAAAAATGTACGGTTATCCGTTGGCCTTTACCGCAACCATACGCCAGACATCCGACTTTATCCCGACGCGGCCGCGGCGCTCGATCGGCTGCCTGCTCGCGCGATTTATGTGGTAACCGACGGGCACAAGTACGTGCAGTGGACAAAA from Candidatus Reconcilbacillus cellulovorans includes these protein-coding regions:
- a CDS encoding acylneuraminate cytidylyltransferase, whose product is MNVLVIIQARMGSTRLPGKVLMPLGDAVVLDYVVSRCRAMQLASGVVVATTVLGQDDAIATWCRQRSVPVFRGPEDDVLARYAACAGEYGADYVVRVTADCPFVDYALADRLIEAATGARAEIARVDGELARGLLAEVVSAEALAKIDRLGREHRHREHVTYYAYEFPDLFQAVWVKAPEALCRPQFRITLDTAEDYAMLSRVANAFYGDRLVAAETVVAFLERHPEVAAINAHVRQKPVV